From Lolium perenne isolate Kyuss_39 chromosome 5, Kyuss_2.0, whole genome shotgun sequence, a single genomic window includes:
- the LOC127304860 gene encoding WUSCHEL-related homeobox 3: MPQTPSTRWCPTPEQLMILEEMYRSGVRTPNAAEIQQITAHLAYYGRIEGKNVFYWFQNHKARERQRLRRRLCARHQQQPSSPAAPPPPSFINTSAAGAGNATGAAAGLNAMHPAVMQLHHHHHPYATSCFVAPHQGTYMQQDTTAAAGALPVSGLEFAGKTSQQQEWTTQQHMMMQNNNVNSVAAGGSSVAASGGMNNMIPPPWPCCRPLRTLELFPTRSTGGSLRDECSSSKSSSCSTSTN, translated from the exons ATGCCACAGACGCCGTCGACCCGTTGGTGCCCCACGCCGGAGCAGCTGATGATCCTGGAGGAGATGTACCGGAGCGGCGTGCGGACGCCCAACGCGGCGGAGATCCAGCAGATCACGGCGCACCTCGCCTACTACGGCCGCATCGAGGGCAAGAACGTCTTCTACTGGTTCCAGAACCACAAGGCGCGCGAGCGACAGAGACTCCGTCGCCGCCTCTGCGCCCGCCACCAGCAGCAACCCTCCTCGCccgccgctcctcctcctccttcttttATTAATACTAGCGCTGCCGGCGCCGGCAATGCTACTGGTGCTGCCGCGGGCTTGAACGCGATGCACCCTGCGGTGATGCAGctgcaccatcaccaccacccatacgctaccagctgcttcgtggCGCCTCATCAG GGCACCTACATGCAGCAGGACACAACAGCGGCCGCAGGAGCTCTTCCAGTTTCAGGGTTGGAGTTTGCAGGCAAGACTAGCCAGCAGCAAGAATGGACAACGCAGCAGCACATGATGATGCAGAACAACAACGTTAACAGTGTAGCAGCTGGAGGCAGCTCCGTCGCTGCCAGTGGTGGTATGAATAATATGATTCCGCCACCGTGGCCATGCTGCCGGCCGCTCAGAACCCTAGAGCTCTTTCCTACGAGGAGCACCGGCGGCAGCCTCAGGGACGAGTGCAGCAGCTCCAAGTCCTCCTCTTGCTCCACCTCCACGAACTAG